From Pseudovibrio sp. Tun.PSC04-5.I4, a single genomic window includes:
- a CDS encoding DUF465 domain-containing protein → MMENNIDQDGIRAQLLELRQEHRDLDHSIDALIETGRSDVLQRQRLKKKKLLLRDQIQSLETRLLPDIIA, encoded by the coding sequence ATGATGGAAAACAACATCGATCAGGATGGCATTCGTGCTCAACTTCTTGAACTTCGGCAAGAGCACCGCGACCTTGATCATTCAATTGACGCCCTGATCGAGACGGGGCGCTCTGATGTTCTCCAGCGTCAACGCCTGAAGAAAAAGAAACTGTTGTTAAGAGATCAAATTCAGAGTCTCGAAACTCGTCTCTTACCCGACATTATTGCCTAA
- a CDS encoding MATE family efflux transporter, protein MTRVENTGVAKTTAMSAWWEESRATLILGVPLIGAQLAQMAINATDALMIGWLGATELAASVLALQLFFLTWLAGLGLLQAVMPLASRAEGKGDVRSVRRASRMGLWISFIYTTLAMVVLWNGESILLALGQEQKVSAIAASYLRIVQWSMYPSLFVMALRSFLTSIERSQIVLWATVVSALLNGALDYVLVFGYYGFPKLGILGAGIASVGTAFASCVILIAYVLWEEKSQKYEVFVRFWRADWPAFFEILRLGWPISLMLVAEVGLFAAAALMMGWIGTLELAAHGIAGQLSGIAFMIPLGFANAAVVRVGMALGRNEVDGITRAAWVAIIWAIIIGILGAILFLAIPEVLLGFYLDSSNPDALEVIRIGVPLVLIAAIYMVVDGIQVVAGGVLRGLSDTRVPMVIAIVGYWVIGVPLSYVMAFVFDWGPAGIWVGLASGLFVTGILLLIRFHYRDRLGLVRLG, encoded by the coding sequence ATGACGCGGGTTGAAAACACCGGCGTTGCCAAAACCACAGCTATGTCTGCTTGGTGGGAGGAATCCAGAGCAACGCTCATTTTGGGAGTGCCATTGATTGGTGCGCAGTTGGCGCAGATGGCAATTAATGCGACCGACGCATTGATGATCGGCTGGCTTGGTGCAACAGAACTGGCTGCATCAGTTCTTGCCCTTCAGCTTTTCTTTTTGACCTGGCTTGCAGGCCTTGGCCTATTGCAAGCGGTTATGCCTCTTGCGTCCAGAGCTGAAGGCAAAGGTGATGTGCGCAGCGTGCGCCGTGCATCTCGTATGGGGTTGTGGATCTCGTTTATCTATACAACGCTTGCAATGGTTGTGCTTTGGAATGGTGAGAGTATTTTACTGGCGCTTGGGCAGGAGCAGAAGGTTTCGGCGATTGCGGCCAGTTATCTGCGTATCGTGCAGTGGTCTATGTATCCCTCTTTGTTTGTCATGGCACTTCGCAGTTTCCTGACCAGCATTGAGCGGTCGCAGATTGTGCTTTGGGCGACGGTTGTCAGCGCATTGTTAAATGGCGCGCTCGATTATGTGTTGGTTTTCGGGTATTACGGCTTCCCTAAACTGGGTATTCTTGGGGCGGGCATTGCTTCTGTCGGGACTGCGTTTGCCTCCTGCGTGATCCTGATTGCCTATGTATTGTGGGAAGAGAAATCTCAGAAATATGAAGTGTTTGTGCGTTTCTGGCGAGCAGACTGGCCAGCCTTCTTTGAGATCCTGCGCCTCGGTTGGCCTATTTCCCTCATGCTTGTTGCCGAGGTTGGTTTGTTTGCTGCAGCGGCTTTGATGATGGGTTGGATTGGTACGCTTGAGCTTGCCGCTCACGGTATCGCCGGACAACTCTCAGGCATTGCATTCATGATCCCGCTTGGTTTTGCCAATGCTGCTGTGGTGAGGGTTGGCATGGCCTTAGGCCGTAATGAGGTTGATGGGATTACACGCGCTGCATGGGTGGCAATAATTTGGGCTATCATTATTGGCATACTCGGGGCGATCTTGTTCTTAGCTATTCCGGAGGTGTTGCTAGGATTCTATCTGGATTCGAGCAATCCGGATGCTTTGGAGGTCATCAGAATTGGTGTGCCTCTGGTCTTGATCGCCGCCATTTATATGGTTGTTGATGGCATTCAGGTCGTTGCGGGTGGTGTGCTGCGTGGTCTTTCAGATACCCGAGTGCCGATGGTGATTGCGATTGTGGGTTACTGGGTAATCGGTGTACCGCTCTCTTATGTCATGGCTTTTGTTTTTGACTGGGGTCCGGCTGGTATCTGGGTTGGGTTAGCCTCTGGTTTGTTTGTGACCGGGATCCTGCTTCTTATTCGCTTCCATTACCGGGATAGGCTTGGTTTGGTTCGGTTGGGTTAA
- the purE gene encoding 5-(carboxyamino)imidazole ribonucleotide mutase, which produces MNRTDQPEVAIIMGSQSDWPTMKNAADTLEALGISYEARIVSAHRTPGRLVEFSKTAKGRGFKIVIAGAGGAAHLPGMVASMTPLPVFGVPIESRALKGQDSLLSIVQMPAGIPVGTLAIGRAGAVNAALLAAAVLALNNTDIAANLDDWREKQSQAIAEKPVNPEE; this is translated from the coding sequence ATGAACCGCACTGACCAGCCAGAAGTCGCTATCATCATGGGAAGCCAGTCCGATTGGCCCACGATGAAAAACGCTGCCGACACGCTAGAAGCACTGGGTATTTCCTATGAGGCTCGCATCGTTTCAGCGCACCGTACACCCGGCCGTCTGGTAGAGTTCTCCAAGACTGCAAAAGGGCGTGGCTTCAAGATTGTCATCGCCGGCGCAGGCGGGGCAGCCCATCTACCGGGTATGGTCGCATCCATGACCCCACTGCCGGTTTTTGGTGTACCAATAGAATCACGCGCACTTAAAGGTCAGGACAGTCTGCTTTCCATCGTGCAAATGCCTGCTGGTATTCCTGTCGGCACGCTGGCAATTGGCCGTGCAGGCGCAGTCAACGCAGCATTGCTGGCCGCAGCCGTTCTGGCGCTCAACAACACCGACATCGCCGCGAACCTTGATGACTGGCGCGAAAAGCAAAGTCAGGCAATTGCCGAAAAGCCGGTAAACCCGGAAGAATAA
- a CDS encoding DUF465 domain-containing protein, protein MSIREHLTELERRHASLEKEISGSVHHPSMDELEVANLKRQKLKLKDEISRLRVSG, encoded by the coding sequence ATGTCCATCCGTGAGCATTTGACTGAGTTGGAACGCCGTCACGCTAGTTTAGAGAAGGAAATTTCAGGTTCTGTGCACCATCCTTCTATGGATGAACTAGAAGTCGCTAACCTAAAGAGGCAAAAGTTAAAGCTTAAGGACGAGATCTCGCGATTACGAGTATCTGGGTAG
- a CDS encoding acyl-CoA synthetase, giving the protein MKNIPLNTSFFDTDLPKSKANYAPLSPLSFLARAAKVFPDHTAIIHGTINRSYQQFYDRSKRLASSLRQRNVGKNDCVSVMLSNTPPMLEAHYGVPMAGAVLHALNTRLDAAIIAFQLDHAETKLVIVDREFSKVMSEALDLAIVKPIVVLYDDLEFPQSAPVIGEMEYEELLAAGDPNFQWQLPADEWDAISLNYTSGTTGNPKGVVYHHRGAYLLAQANIITAAMGRHPVYLWTLPMFHCNGWCFPWSLSLVAGTHVCLRQVRQAPIWNALADEKVTHLCGAPIVMSTLLNTAEDEKRKLTQPVEFFTAAAPPPETVLAAMAEEGFNVTHLYGLTEVYGPAVVNEWHEQWNELSSQEQATRKARQGVNYVALEDLAVLDPETMEPVPSDGETIGEVMFRGNVVMKGYLKNPIATKEAFSGGWFHSGDLGVQHEDGYIQLKDRSKDIIISGGENISSIEVEEVLYKHPDVSSAAVVARPDEKWGETPCAFVELRKDSSVTEAEIASFCKQHLAGFKAPKTVVFVDLPKTSTGKIQKFLLREEAKKLA; this is encoded by the coding sequence ATGAAAAACATTCCATTAAACACCTCTTTTTTCGACACAGATCTCCCAAAATCCAAGGCCAATTACGCGCCTTTGAGTCCCCTTAGTTTTCTAGCGAGGGCTGCGAAAGTATTTCCAGACCACACCGCAATCATTCACGGCACTATTAATCGCAGCTACCAGCAATTTTATGATCGTTCAAAGCGACTCGCCAGCTCTTTGCGCCAGCGCAACGTTGGAAAAAATGATTGTGTATCAGTCATGTTATCCAACACTCCGCCAATGCTGGAAGCTCACTATGGCGTCCCAATGGCTGGAGCAGTGCTTCATGCACTCAATACGCGACTGGATGCGGCAATTATCGCTTTCCAACTGGATCACGCCGAAACCAAACTAGTTATTGTTGATCGCGAATTCTCCAAAGTGATGAGCGAAGCGCTAGATCTGGCAATCGTAAAGCCTATCGTAGTTCTCTATGATGATCTGGAGTTCCCTCAATCTGCACCAGTCATTGGTGAGATGGAGTATGAAGAGCTCCTCGCCGCTGGGGATCCGAACTTCCAATGGCAACTACCCGCAGATGAGTGGGATGCCATCAGTCTCAATTACACCTCTGGTACAACCGGCAACCCAAAGGGCGTCGTATACCATCATCGTGGTGCCTATCTTCTTGCACAAGCAAACATCATCACCGCCGCAATGGGCAGACACCCCGTCTATCTCTGGACATTACCGATGTTCCATTGCAACGGCTGGTGTTTCCCGTGGTCTTTGTCTCTTGTCGCAGGAACACACGTCTGCTTGCGTCAGGTAAGACAAGCTCCAATCTGGAATGCACTAGCGGATGAGAAAGTCACGCACCTCTGCGGTGCACCAATTGTCATGTCGACATTGCTCAATACTGCAGAAGACGAAAAACGCAAGCTAACCCAGCCTGTGGAATTTTTTACAGCCGCCGCTCCTCCACCAGAAACCGTGCTGGCAGCAATGGCAGAAGAAGGCTTCAATGTTACCCACCTCTATGGACTGACGGAGGTCTATGGCCCCGCTGTTGTCAACGAGTGGCACGAACAATGGAACGAACTGTCATCTCAGGAACAAGCAACACGGAAAGCCCGCCAAGGCGTCAACTACGTTGCTTTGGAAGACCTTGCTGTCCTTGATCCCGAAACCATGGAACCTGTCCCATCCGATGGAGAAACTATTGGAGAGGTCATGTTCAGAGGCAATGTTGTCATGAAGGGGTATTTGAAAAACCCGATCGCAACGAAGGAAGCCTTTTCAGGTGGCTGGTTCCATTCAGGGGACCTTGGGGTCCAGCATGAAGATGGGTACATCCAGCTTAAAGACCGTTCAAAAGACATCATAATCTCCGGCGGTGAAAACATCTCATCCATCGAGGTGGAGGAAGTCCTCTACAAACACCCAGATGTGTCCTCAGCAGCGGTCGTTGCACGTCCCGATGAAAAATGGGGGGAAACACCCTGCGCATTTGTTGAGCTGCGCAAAGATAGCAGCGTGACGGAAGCAGAAATTGCCAGTTTCTGCAAGCAACATCTCGCTGGCTTCAAAGCCCCAAAAACCGTTGTATTCGTAGATCTGCCCAAAACTTCGACCGGCAAGATTCAGAAGTTTTTACTTCGTGAGGAAGCCAAGAAGCTTGCCTAG
- a CDS encoding class II glutamine amidotransferase → MEELISMPNHSLIAQSMSCAEAKVNTNGDGFGIGWYGEKEEPGLYRDTQPAWGDENLLSIARQVKSPLFFAHVRASTGTATSRSNSHPFAVGKFMFMHNGQVGEYGRIRREIESLINDDFYRYRQGTTDSEALFLAMLSHGLDIDPVGAVQRVLTKTLEIMMRNEVNAPLRVAMALTDGERLYAIRCSSDRIVPSLYYRLHDRNLSVVSEPLEKGGQGWHEVPCGHIMVYGGDNAPCFIPLDIPDEFCKVA, encoded by the coding sequence ATGGAAGAGCTGATTTCAATGCCGAACCATTCCTTGATCGCGCAGAGCATGAGCTGTGCCGAAGCTAAGGTGAATACAAATGGCGATGGCTTTGGAATTGGTTGGTACGGTGAAAAAGAAGAGCCGGGTCTTTATCGTGATACCCAACCAGCCTGGGGTGATGAAAACTTGCTGAGCATCGCCCGGCAAGTGAAATCTCCGCTCTTTTTCGCGCACGTGCGGGCGTCAACAGGTACTGCAACGTCGCGGTCAAACAGTCATCCGTTTGCTGTTGGCAAGTTTATGTTCATGCATAATGGGCAGGTTGGGGAATATGGTCGTATTCGTCGCGAGATCGAAAGCTTGATCAACGACGATTTTTATCGGTATCGACAAGGCACCACCGACAGTGAAGCGCTGTTTTTGGCAATGTTAAGTCATGGACTAGATATTGATCCTGTGGGCGCTGTGCAAAGGGTACTAACGAAAACTCTTGAGATTATGATGCGCAATGAGGTCAATGCTCCATTGCGTGTAGCGATGGCCTTGACGGATGGCGAGCGGTTATATGCTATTCGCTGCTCCAGCGACAGGATTGTGCCAAGCCTCTATTATCGCTTACATGACAGGAACTTAAGTGTCGTTTCCGAACCGCTTGAGAAGGGCGGTCAGGGGTGGCATGAAGTGCCATGTGGACATATCATGGTTTATGGTGGTGACAATGCGCCTTGCTTTATTCCTCTGGACATTCCTGATGAGTTTTGCAAAGTAGCATAA
- a CDS encoding 5-(carboxyamino)imidazole ribonucleotide synthase: protein MVSTLRPGDTIGILGGGQLGRMIAQAASRMGLKCHIYCPDENSPAFEVSAEKTIASYEDEQALKTFAQSVSVVTYEFENVPGETARILEELVPVRPGPRALKVSQDRLDEKIFLSEQAATTVAPFAKVDTQQELEAALLEFGGQGVLKTRRFGYDGKGQIMIRAIEDAEGAMEKLGNQPAILEGIIPFEKEISIIVARGLDGTVKCYDPADNYHKNHILKTSNVPAEIPADTAQQAIDMATRIAVALDYIGVMGVELFVVKNGQRTELIVNEIAPRVHNSGHWTEDACPVSQFEQHVRAISGWSLGSPTRGYNVIMENLIGDDVNTWESTLLEPNARLTLYGKGETREGRKMGHVNRLSPRS from the coding sequence ATGGTTTCCACACTACGCCCCGGCGACACGATTGGAATTCTGGGTGGAGGTCAGCTTGGCCGTATGATCGCTCAAGCCGCGAGTAGAATGGGCCTGAAGTGCCATATCTACTGCCCCGATGAGAACAGCCCGGCCTTTGAAGTCTCCGCCGAGAAAACAATCGCCTCCTATGAGGATGAGCAAGCCCTAAAAACGTTCGCGCAAAGCGTCTCTGTCGTGACCTACGAATTTGAGAATGTTCCAGGTGAAACTGCCCGGATTCTGGAGGAGCTGGTTCCAGTTCGTCCCGGCCCGCGCGCGCTCAAGGTTTCGCAGGATCGTCTGGACGAGAAAATATTCCTTTCAGAACAAGCAGCAACAACGGTTGCCCCCTTTGCTAAAGTGGATACACAACAAGAGCTGGAAGCAGCTCTTCTGGAATTCGGCGGTCAGGGTGTTTTGAAAACGCGGCGGTTTGGGTATGACGGCAAAGGCCAGATCATGATCCGCGCGATAGAAGACGCTGAAGGCGCAATGGAAAAGCTGGGTAACCAACCAGCAATTCTGGAAGGCATCATTCCGTTTGAGAAAGAAATCTCGATCATTGTGGCGCGTGGGCTCGACGGCACGGTAAAGTGCTATGATCCAGCAGATAACTATCACAAAAACCACATTCTCAAGACATCGAATGTGCCAGCTGAAATTCCTGCAGATACAGCACAGCAAGCGATAGATATGGCAACTCGCATCGCTGTCGCTTTGGATTATATCGGCGTCATGGGTGTGGAGCTGTTTGTCGTCAAGAATGGCCAGCGCACAGAACTGATCGTTAACGAAATCGCGCCACGCGTTCACAACTCCGGTCACTGGACAGAAGACGCGTGCCCGGTGTCCCAGTTCGAACAACACGTACGTGCAATCTCAGGCTGGTCGCTCGGTTCTCCAACACGCGGATACAACGTGATCATGGAAAACCTGATTGGTGATGATGTGAACACCTGGGAATCAACACTTCTGGAACCGAATGCCCGCCTCACTCTCTATGGCAAGGGCGAGACACGCGAAGGCCGCAAGATGGGCCATGTAAACCGCTTGTCTCCGCGGTCCTGA
- a CDS encoding propionyl-CoA synthetase → MTSRYQDIYDGWKENSEAFWDEAAKGIDWFTPYTKTFDGTQGPYGRWYTGGECNTCYNCVDRHVEHGRPGQPALIYDSAVIGEKRTYTYLEVQEQVGAMAALLREKGVEKGTMVLIYMPMIPQAAFAMLACARLGAIHSVVFGGFAAQELAVRIDDCQPKAIISASCGVEPNRVVEYKPLLDKAIELSSHKPEFCFVQQREQHLAELIEGRDFDLGALMDIAVTEKMTTECVPVAATDPLYVLYTSGTTGQPKGVVRDNGGHMVALKWSMENLYGIDPGEVFWAASDVGWVVGHSYIVYAPLLHGAVTLLYEGKPVGTPDAGAFWRVISEHAVVSLFTAPTAFRAIKKEDPEGSELSKYSLSGFRSLFLAGERADPDTILWAENLLGVPVIDHWWQTETGWCIAGNPLGLGKLPVKLGSSTVPMPGYEMHVLDDEGNEVVTGQLGNVVVKLPLPPGSLPTLWNADDRFREAYLEEFPGYYKTADAGLMDEDGYLFIMSRTDDIINVAGHRLSTGGMEEVLAEHPDVAECAVIGIADNLKGQLPCGFVVLKSGVDRPTEVIEKELIAMVRDKVGPVAAFKLAITVDRLPKTRSGKILRATMRKIADGEEFRMPATIDDPAILEEIAEAISVRGLASVS, encoded by the coding sequence ATGACAAGTCGGTACCAGGATATTTATGATGGATGGAAAGAGAACAGCGAAGCTTTTTGGGATGAGGCTGCTAAAGGCATTGATTGGTTTACTCCATACACCAAAACGTTTGATGGTACACAAGGTCCTTATGGGCGTTGGTATACGGGCGGTGAGTGTAACACTTGTTATAACTGTGTTGACCGGCATGTCGAGCATGGTCGCCCAGGACAGCCAGCACTCATTTATGATAGCGCTGTAATAGGTGAAAAACGCACCTACACCTATCTTGAAGTGCAAGAACAAGTTGGGGCGATGGCGGCGTTGCTTCGAGAAAAAGGCGTAGAGAAGGGCACAATGGTGCTGATCTATATGCCTATGATTCCTCAAGCGGCGTTTGCAATGTTGGCATGTGCCCGTCTTGGCGCGATCCACTCAGTTGTGTTTGGTGGATTTGCTGCGCAGGAACTGGCCGTTCGAATTGATGATTGCCAGCCCAAGGCCATTATCAGCGCCTCCTGTGGTGTTGAGCCTAACCGCGTGGTTGAATACAAACCTTTGCTGGATAAAGCGATTGAACTGTCCTCCCACAAACCAGAATTCTGCTTTGTTCAACAACGTGAGCAGCATCTTGCTGAGTTGATTGAGGGGCGTGATTTTGACCTGGGCGCTTTGATGGATATTGCGGTTACAGAAAAAATGACAACCGAATGTGTACCGGTTGCTGCGACAGATCCTCTCTATGTGCTGTATACCTCTGGAACTACCGGTCAGCCGAAAGGCGTGGTGCGCGATAATGGTGGCCACATGGTTGCTCTTAAGTGGTCCATGGAAAATCTATACGGTATTGATCCGGGTGAGGTGTTCTGGGCGGCTTCTGATGTGGGTTGGGTCGTTGGTCATTCGTACATTGTTTACGCGCCGCTGCTTCATGGGGCTGTGACCCTTTTATATGAAGGCAAGCCAGTTGGGACACCGGATGCAGGTGCGTTCTGGCGTGTGATTTCAGAACACGCTGTTGTGTCGCTCTTCACAGCGCCGACGGCTTTCCGTGCGATTAAGAAGGAAGATCCTGAGGGCTCTGAGTTGAGTAAGTACAGCCTGAGTGGTTTTCGATCTTTGTTCCTTGCTGGTGAACGGGCTGATCCTGATACCATTTTATGGGCAGAGAACCTGCTGGGCGTGCCGGTGATCGATCACTGGTGGCAGACAGAAACTGGCTGGTGCATTGCGGGTAATCCGCTTGGCCTTGGGAAACTTCCTGTCAAACTGGGTAGTTCGACTGTTCCAATGCCGGGTTACGAAATGCACGTATTGGATGATGAAGGCAATGAGGTGGTTACCGGGCAACTGGGTAATGTCGTTGTGAAACTGCCATTGCCTCCCGGTTCGCTGCCGACCCTTTGGAATGCGGATGATCGTTTCAGGGAAGCTTATCTGGAAGAGTTTCCAGGATACTATAAGACGGCGGATGCGGGGCTGATGGACGAAGACGGATATCTCTTCATCATGTCGAGGACCGATGACATTATCAACGTTGCAGGACATCGGTTGTCTACCGGCGGAATGGAAGAGGTGCTTGCTGAGCATCCTGATGTTGCTGAGTGTGCTGTGATCGGGATTGCAGATAATCTTAAAGGGCAATTGCCTTGTGGCTTCGTTGTGCTGAAAAGCGGCGTGGACAGACCAACTGAGGTGATTGAAAAAGAGCTTATTGCGATGGTGCGCGACAAAGTTGGTCCAGTTGCGGCATTTAAACTGGCGATCACTGTCGATCGTTTGCCGAAAACTCGCTCAGGGAAAATTCTCCGCGCCACGATGCGTAAGATTGCAGATGGTGAAGAGTTCCGTATGCCTGCCACCATTGACGACCCAGCGATCCTCGAAGAAATTGCGGAAGCCATCTCGGTCAGAGGTCTGGCATCTGTCAGCTGA
- a CDS encoding glucose 1-dehydrogenase — protein sequence MKLDKKVAIVTGGAQGIGYAIAQRFLQDGAKVMLSDADEKAGEAAQVALSEFGDVAFCHCDVSVRLDVRNMVANTLDEFGDIDVLVNNAGVTASGDFLTLPEDEFDRVLQVNLKGAFLCSQAVARHMVEKIEEGGDPGSIINISSVNAVLAIPDQIPYTVSKGGLNQLTHVSAVALAKYGIRVNGIGPGSIETEMFKSVVRDPSKLATVLSRTPLGRLGKPAEVASIASFLASEDASYISGQTIYADGARLPLNYTVDVIEPE from the coding sequence GTGAAACTAGACAAGAAAGTTGCGATTGTAACCGGTGGCGCACAAGGCATCGGTTACGCTATTGCGCAACGGTTTTTGCAAGATGGCGCTAAAGTCATGCTCTCCGATGCTGATGAGAAGGCAGGAGAAGCCGCGCAGGTTGCACTCTCAGAGTTTGGAGATGTTGCGTTTTGCCATTGCGATGTCAGTGTTCGTCTTGATGTCCGCAATATGGTTGCGAACACTCTCGATGAATTCGGTGATATTGATGTTCTGGTCAATAATGCGGGTGTGACAGCGAGCGGAGATTTTCTAACGCTTCCTGAAGATGAGTTTGATCGTGTCCTTCAGGTGAACTTGAAGGGGGCTTTCCTTTGCTCACAAGCGGTTGCCCGGCACATGGTAGAGAAGATTGAAGAGGGCGGTGACCCAGGTTCAATCATCAATATCAGCTCCGTCAATGCGGTTTTGGCGATTCCAGACCAGATTCCCTACACAGTTTCAAAAGGTGGGCTCAACCAACTGACCCACGTTTCTGCTGTTGCTTTGGCTAAGTATGGAATTCGGGTCAACGGCATTGGCCCGGGTTCGATTGAAACAGAAATGTTTAAGAGTGTGGTTCGGGATCCGAGTAAACTGGCAACAGTTCTCTCTCGCACACCGCTGGGCCGTTTGGGTAAGCCAGCGGAAGTTGCAAGCATTGCCTCCTTCCTCGCTTCGGAGGATGCCAGCTACATTTCAGGCCAAACGATCTACGCTGATGGCGCGCGTCTGCCGTTGAACTATACTGTGGATGTGATTGAGCCTGAGTAG
- a CDS encoding sulfite exporter TauE/SafE family protein, translating to MLPISDPLFYLCAIPAVFVVGMAKGGFGGGLALIGVPLMSLAISPVQAAGILLPILLVMDVVGLISYRATYCRRTLLIMIPAGLLGTVIGYFTAAYVSDSYIRLVTGVIALVFVLDYWFGKRASKPPKPHNMVLGGIWGTISGVTSFIAHAGGVPFQMYALPLRLAPPVLAGTAVIFFATVNFSKILPYFMLGQFDSTNISTSLMLLPLAPLATLAGIKIVRHIDKDLFYKITYAGLFIIAIKLMWDGVSAI from the coding sequence ATGCTGCCTATTTCTGATCCTTTGTTCTATCTCTGTGCAATACCTGCTGTTTTCGTTGTTGGCATGGCAAAAGGTGGCTTCGGTGGCGGCCTTGCTCTCATCGGCGTCCCACTCATGTCCTTGGCAATATCACCAGTGCAGGCCGCCGGTATTCTCCTGCCAATACTGCTGGTTATGGATGTTGTCGGGCTAATCTCTTATCGGGCAACCTATTGTAGGCGTACCCTGCTCATCATGATTCCTGCTGGCTTGCTGGGAACCGTCATAGGTTACTTCACCGCCGCTTACGTTTCAGACTCTTACATTCGTCTGGTAACTGGCGTGATAGCTCTGGTGTTTGTACTGGATTATTGGTTTGGCAAACGCGCGAGCAAACCGCCCAAACCTCATAATATGGTGCTTGGCGGAATTTGGGGTACAATCTCCGGCGTAACCAGTTTTATTGCCCACGCTGGTGGAGTACCCTTCCAGATGTACGCATTGCCATTGCGCCTTGCCCCGCCTGTACTGGCTGGCACTGCCGTAATTTTCTTCGCAACGGTCAACTTTTCAAAGATCCTGCCCTACTTCATGCTTGGGCAATTCGATTCCACAAACATTTCGACTTCTTTGATGTTGCTTCCACTTGCGCCTCTGGCAACTCTGGCAGGCATTAAAATCGTCAGGCACATAGACAAGGATCTCTTCTACAAGATCACCTATGCGGGTCTGTTCATAATCGCAATAAAGCTCATGTGGGATGGTGTCAGCGCGATTTAA